TCGATCTCGAACTCGGCCAGCATCTTGCCGGTGATGATCACGTCGCCCGGGCCACCGGCGAGCCTGATCACCTTGCCGGAAACCGGCGAGGGCACTTCGACCACGGCCTTGGCGGTTTCCATCGACACCAGGTTGTCGTCCAGGCGGATGGTGTCGCCCTCCTTCACGAACCACTCGACGATGGTGGCGTCGGGCAGGCCCTCGCCGAGGTCGGGAAGGAAGAAGGTCTTCTTGCTCATACGGTGTCGTCCCTAGGGTTGCGTCGCTTGGGTGTCGCGATGGCGGTTCGTGGCGCGGCGGGCCGCGTCACTTCGAAATTCTCAGGTCAACGTACTCAGATCCAGACATCGTTGCGCGCGGTCAGCTCGCCGCCGGCATCCCCGGTGTTGACCACGCCGGCCGGCTCGATGATCAGCGCATGGCATTCCTCGCTGGCGCGGGTGATGTGTTCGACCCCGCGCGGGATCACGCACATCTCGCCTTCGTCCAGCACCACGTCGTGGTCGCGGAAGCCGATCTCCATCCGTCCCTTGACGACGATGAACACCTCGTCGGTGTCCTCGTGCGAGTGCCAGACGAAGTCGCCGTGCATCTTGACCAGCTTGAACTGCACGTCGTTCATCTGCGCGACCACGCGCGGCGACCAGTGCTGGCCGAACAGCGCCAGCTTTGCCGCCAGGTTGATGGCCTGCGACTTCGCCTGTCGCTGGGCGGATGCGTCGCTCATGCGTCCTCGCCTTCGTCGTCGTCGAGCAGCTCCAGTGCACGCGCCGGGATCCACCCCTGCATGCCCAGTGCATTCTCCGCCCACCACCACTGCGCCAGCTCGTAGTGCAGCGTGACCAGTTCGTCGGCGCGGGCATCGAGCTCGCGCGTGTCGTAGTCGGACAGCGCCTTGGCCGTGCCCTGCTCGTTGTCGAACAGGGCCGCCGGAACCCAGCCGCCGTGGCCCTCGGCGATGGTGGTCCAGACGAACTGCGGCCAGTCACGGTCGCGCTCGCCCAGCGTCACTGCCTCGCCACGCGCGATCCGGATCGCCGGGCGATCCGGTGCGCGGTGGGCGACTACGACGCGGGCGTGGCGCATGCTTGGCCTGTGTCCTCAGCTGGCTGCCAGGGTGCGCTTGACCGCGGCGACGATGCGCTCGACGCTCGGCAGGTACTTCATTTCCAGGCGGAACAGCGGGATGTGCGTGTCGTAGCCGGTGACGCGCTCGACCGGTGCGACCAGGTCGAACATCGACTCTTCGGCCAGGCGCGCGGCGATCTCGGCGCCGAAGCCGGCGGTCTTGGGCGCCTCATGCACGATCACGCAGCGGCCGGTGCGGCTGACCGATTCGGCGATAGTGGCGAAGTCGAGCGGACGCAGCGTCGCCACGTCGATCACTTCTGCGCTGATGCCCTGTGCGGCCAGCTTCTCGGCGGCCTCGAGCGTCTCCTTCACCTGCGCGCCCCAGGTCACCAGGGTCACGTCGGTGCCATCGCGCAGCACGTAGCACACGTCCAGCGGCAAGGCTTCGCCGTCGTCGGGCACCACTTCCTTGTACTGGCGGTAGATGCGCTTGGGCTCCATGAAGATGACCGGATCCGGCTCACGGATCGCGGCCAGCAGTAGGCCGTAGGCACGCGCCGGCGACGACGGCATGACCACGCGCAGGCCAGGCACGTTGGTGAAGATCGATTCGTTGGCTTCGCTGTGGTGCTCCGGCGCGCGGATACCGCCACCCCACGGCACGCGCAGCACCATCGGGCAGGTCAGGCGACCGCGGGTGCGGTAACGGAAGCGCGCGGCGTGGCAGATGATGTGGTCGACCATCGGGTAGACGAAGCCGTCGAACTGCGATTCGGCGACCGGCTTCATGCCCTGCGCGGCCAGGCCGACGGTGAGGCCGGCAATGGTGGTTTCGTCCAGCGGCGTGTCGAGCACGCGCTCGGGGCCAAACTGCTGCTGCAGGCCGGCGGTGGCGCGGAACACGCCGCCGTTGACGCCGACGTCCTCGCCCAGCACCAGCACGGTGTCGTCGGCGCGCATCTCGTAGGCGAGCGCCTGGGTGATCGCCTCGATCAAGGTGATCGCGGTCGGCGTGGCCGGCGCGGCGGAGGTTGCGGGAGGTGCCTTGGCCATGGCGGAAGTGCCCTTGGTTGCGCCACTCTTGATGGGGTCCTCGACGCTCATCAGCGACCCTCCTGCGCAAGCACGTAGGCACGTTGCGCGGCGACATCCGGCGGCATGTCGGCATAGAGGTAATCGAACATCGCCTCGACCGGCTGCACCGGCGTTTCCAGGTAGGCGTTGATCTCGACGTCGACGAGCTTGCCGCATTCCTCGGCCCAGGCCTTCTCCTCGGCCTCGCTCCACACGCCCTGCGCGGTCAGGTACGTGCGCAGTCGCGTGATCGGCTCGCGCGTCCAGGCCGACTTGACCTCTTCGTCCTCGCGATAGCGGCGGGCGTCGTCGGCGGTGGTGTGGTCGTGCAGGCGATAGGTCATGAACTCGATCACGCTGCCGCCCTCACCGCTGCGGGCGCGCTCGCTGGCGCGGCGCATGCCTTCGAGCACGGCGATCAGATCGTTGCCGTCGACCTGCAGGCAGTGCAGTCCGCCGGCCAGGCCCTTCTGCGCCAGCGTCTTGGCGCCGGTCTGCGCCGAGCGCGGCACCGAGATCGCCCAGCCGTTGTTGATCACGCACAGCACCAGCGGCAGCGTGTAGGCGCCGGCGGAATTCAGTGCGGCGTAGAAGTCGGTCTTGGACGAGCCGCCATCACCGCAGCACGCCACCGCCAGTTGCTTCTGCTTGCGCAGCTTGAACGCCAGCGCGGCGCCGGCGGCATGCAGGCACTGGGTGGAGATCGGCACGCACCAGGCGTAGTCGTGCTTCGGCCCGGAGAAGTCGTTGCCACGCTCGTCGCCGCCCCAGTAGAGCAGCACTTCGCGCGGCTTCACGCCGCGCATGAACTGGGCACCGTACTCGCGGTAGCTCGGTGCGAACACGTCATCGGGCTGCATCGACGAGCCGATGCCGATGTGCGTGGCTTCGTGCCCCAGGCAACTGGCGTACGTGCCGAGCTTGCCGGTGCGCTGCAGGGCGATCGCCTTGCTGTCGAAGGTGCGCACGAACAGCATCTGCTTGAACAGCGGCAGCAGCGTCCTGGCGTCGCGGAAAGCGGGCGGGAACTCCGCCACCGGCTTGCCGTCCGGGCCGAGGTATTGCAGGTATTCGATTTCGAAGGTCGCGGCGACCGTCATCGCGGGAGTCCTGGAAGGTGTGGCAGGGAGTCCGAATTGGCCGCGTCCCGGATCCAGTGCCGGCGCATCACCGCATCGGGTGGCTGGGCCCGGAAGGCGCACCGGGCCTGGCTCCGCGGCGTGGGCAGCCCAGAACACAGGCCTGGCCGACGCGCTTTCGCGAAGATCATAACCAACGCGGTGTTAAGGGCCGTTGCGCGCTGCGGCATGAAAGTTTGCGGAAAAACAGGTAGGCGACGCAGGCCCGGGCAGCCGGACGGCAGGGTATGGCGGCCACGGTCGAACAGGGTGGGGGTGTCGATGCGGTACCCTTTTGGCCCCCCAGCCGGCGACATCGCCGGCCACAAAACGAGCCTGCGATGACGGTCGAGAAGAACGAGCGCGAACTGGAAGCGAGCATCCACACCGACCTGTCCGGGCGGATGACCTATTCCGGCTACCTGCAGCTGGACACACTGCTGTCGGCGCAACAGCGCCTGTCCAACCCGCCGCACCATGACGAGCTGCTGTTCATCGTCCAGCACCAGGTCTCGGAGCTGTGGATGAAACTGATGATCCACGAGCTCAAGGCAGCGACCGCGCACCTGCGCGCCGATCGCCTCGGCGAGTGCCAGAAGATCTTCGCGCGCTGCAAGAACATCCTGCGCCAGCTGACCGAGATGTGGTCGGTGCTGGAGACGCTGACGCCGTCGGAGTACATGGAGTTCCGCGAGATCCTCGGGCCGTCGTCGGGCTTCCAGTCGCTGCAGTACCGCACCATCGAGTTCCTGCTCGGCAACAAGAATGCGGCGATGCTCAAGGTGTTCGCCCATGACGCCAAGGCCGAGGCCAGCCTGCGCGAAGTTCTGGAATCGCCGAGCCTGTACGACGAAGCCCTGCGCTACCTGGCCCGCCACGGCCACGCGGTGCCCGCCCGCCACATCGAGCGCGACTGGTCGCACGCGCACGTCGCCGACCCGGAACTGCTGCCGGTGTTGGAGCGCATCTACGAGGACACCGACGCGCATTGGCAGGCCTACCACCTGTGCGAGGACCTGGTCGACCTGGAAAGCCAGTTCCAGCTGTGGCGTTTCCGCCACATGCGCACGGTGATGCGCATCATCGGCTTCAAGCGCGGCACCGGCGGGTCCAGCGGCGTGGGCTTCCTCAAGCAGGCGCTGGAACTGACTTTCTTTCCCGAGCTGTTCGACGTGCGCACGATGATCGGCGCCGGCGGAAGCTACGGCGCGACGCCGGGTTAAGGGCGCCGGGTCAAGCCCGTGGCAGCGCGCGTGCACGACTGCGTCGGCGCGTTCATCGTCAAAGATGGCGAGGTGCTGCTGGGCCTGCGCAGCGACGACTGCGACTGGCTGGCCGGCGCGTGGGACGTGTTCGGCGGCCACATCGAACCGGGCGAGAGCGCCGACCAGGCGCTGCGGCGCGAGCTCGACGAGGAGCTGGGCATCGCCCCCACGCGCATGCGCTACCTGGACGTCATCACCGGTGATGCGCCGGAGCCGTGGCGGCTGCGCCTGTATGTGGTCGAGGCCTGGAGCGGCACGCCACAGAACCGGCAGGAGCACGCGTCGCTGTCCTGGAGCACGCTCGAACAGGCGCAGCAGCGCCTGGCCGCCGCGCATCCGGACTTCCCGCGCCTGCTGGCCCAGGTTCTGGGCGTTCGCTGATCCGTCGGCCCGGCGCAGCGGGACCGTGAACAGGCGGAAGCCGCCCACCGCCGACCATGTCCTGACTTGGCGGAATCAATTGCCTCATCCGGCTGAGCCCCTTCCTGCGTAAGTGCGACCTCTATTCAGCTTGGATGTTGCGACGCAGCACATTCTGCCCGGGCTTCACACAGGTTTGACGTGACCCCCCTCAGCCGGTAAATCTCCCCGGTCCCGTGCCAGCCGGCGTGGGTTTGCTCCATTCAGTATTCGTCCATTCAGTATTCGATTTTCAGGGGACACCGCATGAGCGGAACCGCTATACCTACGCCCGGCCAGGCCGCACCGATTCCAGAGTTCAAGCAGACCTTGGGGCACCCCAAGCCGCTGTGGATGCTCTTCATGACGGAGTTCTGGGAGCGCTTCGCGTTCTACGGCATCCGCTGGGCCCTGGTTCTGTACATCGTTGCCCAGTTCCATGGTGGCGATGCCGCGGGCGAGGCTCCGGCCAACCGCGTCTACGGCGCCTACCTGGCGCTGGTGTATGCCGCGGCCATCTTCGGCGGCTACATCGCCGACCGGGTCCTGGGCTACCAGCGGTCGATCCTGCTCGGCGCGGTGATCATGGCCGCCGGCCTTTTCATGATCGCCCTGCCTAACGAGGCCATCTTCAAGCTCGGCCTGGCCACGATCGTGGTCGGCAACGGCCTGTTCAAGCCGAACATCTCGACGATGGTGGGCAAGCTCTACAGCCCCACCGACGAACGCCGCGACTCGGGCTTCACCATCTTCTACATGGGCATCAACCTGGGCGCGATGCTGGCCCCGCTGCTGACCCAGTACCTGGCGCGCAAGATCTTCGGCACCGACTCCATGCCGGCCTACAAGGTCGTGTTCATGGCGGCCGGCGTGGGCATGCTGATCAGCCTGGTGTGGTTCTGGTTTGGCCGCCGCGGCCTGGAAGGCATCGGCCGTCCGCCGCTGGATGGCGAGGACAAGCGCAAGGTGCTGTACGTGCTGATCGGCGCGCTGTTCGCCATTCCGGTCGTGTACTTCCTGCTGGCCATGGGCGCAGGCGCGCTGCAGGGCGTGCTGACGGTGATGTTCCTGGCGCTGTGCGGCATGTTGCTGGTCGAGGCCTTCCGTGAAGGCGCCGTCCAGCGCGACCGCTGCATCGCGATGCTGATCATCTTCACCTTCAACATCCTGTTCTGGATGTTCTTCGAGCAGGCGGGCAGCTCCTTCACCTTCCTCGCCGACAAGATCGTCGACCGCGACATCTTCGGCGGTGGCCTGGCCGACCTCGTCTACTCGATGAGCGGCGAACGCGTGTTCCCGACCGCCTGGTTCCAGAGTGTCAACTCGGTGGCGATCATCACCATGGCACCGCTGATCGCCTGGGGCTGGGTCAAGCTGGGCCGCGCCAATCCGTCGATCCCGCGCAAGTTCGGCCTGGGCCTGATCTTCAACGGCCTGGCCTTCCTGCTGCTGATGTTCGCGCTGTCGAAGCTGGTGACGGCCGCCGGCCTGATCCCGTTCTGGACGCTGTTCGCGGTGTACTGGATCCAGTCGATCGGTGAGCTGTGCCTGTCGCCGATCGGCCTGTCGATGGTGACCAAGCTGGCACCGCTGCGCCTGGTCGGCTTCGGCATGGGCGGCTGGTTCCTCTCCACCGGCATCGGCAACAACCTGTCGGGCATCTTCGCCGGCCACGTCAGTGGCGAAGGCGGCATGACCACGGCTTCGGCACTGAGCGGCTACACCTTCGGCTTCTGGGCCCTGGTCGGCGCCGGCGTGCTGTTGTTCCTGATCGCACCGCTGGTGCAGAAGCTGATGCACGGCGTGAAGTGACGCATCGGCCGGTCCGCGCGACGCGCGGACCGCTTTGCCGATGCGTCATCCCGGCGAAAGCCGGGAACCATCTTGGCCTTGCCCGACAACGGCGACCTTCGGGTCGCCGTTGTCGTTTCCGGGGGGCAGGCAACGTCCATGGCTTGCCGCCTTCGCGGCAATGACGATGTGTCCCCCCATGACGGCCCATTGAGCTCCATCCGCGTAAGGTATCGGCCTTC
Above is a genomic segment from Lysobacter sp. S4-A87 containing:
- a CDS encoding cupin domain-containing protein, whose product is MSDASAQRQAKSQAINLAAKLALFGQHWSPRVVAQMNDVQFKLVKMHGDFVWHSHEDTDEVFIVVKGRMEIGFRDHDVVLDEGEMCVIPRGVEHITRASEECHALIIEPAGVVNTGDAGGELTARNDVWI
- a CDS encoding SH3 domain-containing protein encodes the protein MRHARVVVAHRAPDRPAIRIARGEAVTLGERDRDWPQFVWTTIAEGHGGWVPAALFDNEQGTAKALSDYDTRELDARADELVTLHYELAQWWWAENALGMQGWIPARALELLDDDEGEDA
- a CDS encoding alpha-ketoacid dehydrogenase subunit beta gives rise to the protein MAKAPPATSAAPATPTAITLIEAITQALAYEMRADDTVLVLGEDVGVNGGVFRATAGLQQQFGPERVLDTPLDETTIAGLTVGLAAQGMKPVAESQFDGFVYPMVDHIICHAARFRYRTRGRLTCPMVLRVPWGGGIRAPEHHSEANESIFTNVPGLRVVMPSSPARAYGLLLAAIREPDPVIFMEPKRIYRQYKEVVPDDGEALPLDVCYVLRDGTDVTLVTWGAQVKETLEAAEKLAAQGISAEVIDVATLRPLDFATIAESVSRTGRCVIVHEAPKTAGFGAEIAARLAEESMFDLVAPVERVTGYDTHIPLFRLEMKYLPSVERIVAAVKRTLAAS
- the pdhA gene encoding pyruvate dehydrogenase (acetyl-transferring) E1 component subunit alpha encodes the protein MTVAATFEIEYLQYLGPDGKPVAEFPPAFRDARTLLPLFKQMLFVRTFDSKAIALQRTGKLGTYASCLGHEATHIGIGSSMQPDDVFAPSYREYGAQFMRGVKPREVLLYWGGDERGNDFSGPKHDYAWCVPISTQCLHAAGAALAFKLRKQKQLAVACCGDGGSSKTDFYAALNSAGAYTLPLVLCVINNGWAISVPRSAQTGAKTLAQKGLAGGLHCLQVDGNDLIAVLEGMRRASERARSGEGGSVIEFMTYRLHDHTTADDARRYREDEEVKSAWTREPITRLRTYLTAQGVWSEAEEKAWAEECGKLVDVEINAYLETPVQPVEAMFDYLYADMPPDVAAQRAYVLAQEGR
- a CDS encoding tryptophan 2,3-dioxygenase family protein, which translates into the protein MTVEKNERELEASIHTDLSGRMTYSGYLQLDTLLSAQQRLSNPPHHDELLFIVQHQVSELWMKLMIHELKAATAHLRADRLGECQKIFARCKNILRQLTEMWSVLETLTPSEYMEFREILGPSSGFQSLQYRTIEFLLGNKNAAMLKVFAHDAKAEASLREVLESPSLYDEALRYLARHGHAVPARHIERDWSHAHVADPELLPVLERIYEDTDAHWQAYHLCEDLVDLESQFQLWRFRHMRTVMRIIGFKRGTGGSSGVGFLKQALELTFFPELFDVRTMIGAGGSYGATPG
- a CDS encoding NUDIX domain-containing protein, which encodes MAARVHDCVGAFIVKDGEVLLGLRSDDCDWLAGAWDVFGGHIEPGESADQALRRELDEELGIAPTRMRYLDVITGDAPEPWRLRLYVVEAWSGTPQNRQEHASLSWSTLEQAQQRLAAAHPDFPRLLAQVLGVR
- a CDS encoding oligopeptide:H+ symporter, with protein sequence MSGTAIPTPGQAAPIPEFKQTLGHPKPLWMLFMTEFWERFAFYGIRWALVLYIVAQFHGGDAAGEAPANRVYGAYLALVYAAAIFGGYIADRVLGYQRSILLGAVIMAAGLFMIALPNEAIFKLGLATIVVGNGLFKPNISTMVGKLYSPTDERRDSGFTIFYMGINLGAMLAPLLTQYLARKIFGTDSMPAYKVVFMAAGVGMLISLVWFWFGRRGLEGIGRPPLDGEDKRKVLYVLIGALFAIPVVYFLLAMGAGALQGVLTVMFLALCGMLLVEAFREGAVQRDRCIAMLIIFTFNILFWMFFEQAGSSFTFLADKIVDRDIFGGGLADLVYSMSGERVFPTAWFQSVNSVAIITMAPLIAWGWVKLGRANPSIPRKFGLGLIFNGLAFLLLMFALSKLVTAAGLIPFWTLFAVYWIQSIGELCLSPIGLSMVTKLAPLRLVGFGMGGWFLSTGIGNNLSGIFAGHVSGEGGMTTASALSGYTFGFWALVGAGVLLFLIAPLVQKLMHGVK